AAAATATCTTTTTATCTTTTCTGTTTTTTCCTTAAAATCCATTTTTTCTCCAAAAATTACAGGCCAGGAGGGATTCGAACCCCCAACACCCGGATTTGGAGTCCGGTGCTCTATCCGTTAGAGCTACTGGCCTTTTATTTTGTCTCCTTATGGGATGTATGTTTTTTACAAAATTTGCAAAACTTTTTTATCTCAAGTCTTTCTGGAGTCTTCTGTTTATTTTTTGTTGTTGTGTAATTTCTGTTTTTACACTCTGAACAAGCAAGTATAACGAGTTGCCTCATCTTCTATCCCCTCTACTCTATTATCTCTGTTACAACACCTGCACCAA
This window of the Syntrophorhabdaceae bacterium genome carries:
- the rpmG gene encoding 50S ribosomal protein L33 encodes the protein MRQLVILACSECKNRNYTTTKNKQKTPERLEIKKFCKFCKKHTSHKETK